A part of Chryseobacterium shigense genomic DNA contains:
- a CDS encoding MBL fold metallo-hydrolase produces the protein MNLKKQMGQFPNEKRKTYFSTLSNYTNGKFQNILPTPALLEGESMTKLLFQTLCKIENVTPKLPIPFVITDLKNLKPDENVLVWFGHSSYFIQVDGKKFLIDPVFSGNASPMPGSIKAFPGSDHYKPEDMPEIDFLVISHDHWDHLDYSTVQILKDKVGKVICGLGTGQHFEYWGWETDKVIEKNWWESIDLADGFTITLTPARHFSGRLLNRNISLWTSFVLQTPSEKLFLGGDSGYGNHFSEIGEKYGPFDLAVMECGQYNEKWPYIHSLPEQIIKEVQELKAKNFIPVHNSKFKLAQHPWFEPLELVSKYAEEHNIPVTLPKIGEKADLDHLGEVTWKKWWQEFM, from the coding sequence ATGAATTTAAAGAAACAAATGGGGCAGTTTCCCAATGAAAAAAGAAAAACATATTTCAGTACACTATCCAACTATACCAATGGGAAATTCCAGAATATACTTCCCACACCCGCATTACTGGAAGGAGAAAGCATGACCAAATTATTGTTTCAGACTTTATGTAAAATAGAAAATGTAACACCCAAATTACCCATTCCGTTTGTGATAACCGATCTGAAAAATCTCAAACCTGATGAGAATGTTCTTGTATGGTTCGGGCACAGCTCTTATTTCATTCAGGTAGATGGCAAAAAATTCCTGATAGATCCGGTATTTAGTGGTAATGCTTCTCCTATGCCCGGTTCTATAAAGGCTTTTCCCGGATCAGATCATTACAAACCTGAAGATATGCCGGAAATAGATTTTCTCGTGATCTCCCATGATCATTGGGATCATCTGGATTATTCAACCGTTCAGATTCTGAAAGATAAAGTAGGCAAAGTAATCTGCGGATTGGGAACGGGGCAGCATTTCGAGTACTGGGGCTGGGAAACCGATAAAGTTATTGAGAAAAACTGGTGGGAAAGTATTGATCTGGCTGACGGATTCACAATCACCCTGACTCCGGCAAGGCATTTTTCAGGAAGACTCCTGAACCGGAATATCTCACTGTGGACATCTTTTGTATTACAGACACCTTCTGAAAAACTGTTCTTAGGCGGTGACAGCGGCTATGGAAACCATTTTTCAGAAATTGGGGAAAAGTACGGGCCATTCGATCTTGCTGTGATGGAATGCGGTCAGTACAACGAAAAATGGCCCTACATTCACAGTCTGCCGGAGCAGATCATAAAAGAAGTACAGGAACTTAAGGCTAAAAATTTTATTCCGGTTCATAATTCGAAATTCAAACTGGCTCAGCATCCGTGGTTTGAACCTTTGGAGCTTGTTTCAAAATATGCGGAAGAACATAATATTCCCGTTACCCTTCCAAAAATTGGGGAAAAAGCAGATCTTGATCATTTAGGAGAAGTAACCTGGAAAAAATGGTGGCAGGAATTTATGTAA
- a CDS encoding DUF434 domain-containing protein, which yields MNNRNRGKNTGDDILFGSDKQMEKLKMAAQDMLYLLSRDYSEKASSELVGNRYKLKTRQIQALRGASASEKQIGNRKSNRLEISDLKGRVLYLDGFNVLIVMESLLSGAYIFEGLDGCFRDLSGVHGTYKRVNQTLRAVELVASFFHKAGIRKLVWIFDKPVSNSGRIKQIILDFAVENNLNWEAGLEYNPDKFLAENSEIAVSSDAWILDNCKNWFNLIQYLITEEKLDVNLVRMF from the coding sequence ATGAATAACAGAAACCGCGGAAAAAATACAGGTGATGATATCTTATTCGGTTCAGACAAACAGATGGAGAAGCTGAAAATGGCAGCTCAGGATATGCTGTATTTATTAAGCCGGGATTATTCTGAAAAAGCATCTTCAGAATTGGTAGGCAACCGTTATAAACTGAAAACCCGTCAGATTCAGGCACTACGGGGCGCTTCGGCATCTGAAAAGCAAATAGGGAACAGAAAATCCAACCGGCTGGAAATATCAGATCTGAAAGGCCGGGTCCTTTATCTGGATGGGTTCAATGTATTGATCGTTATGGAAAGTCTGCTTTCCGGGGCTTATATATTTGAAGGGCTGGATGGATGTTTTCGTGACCTTTCCGGTGTTCACGGAACTTATAAACGGGTAAACCAGACTTTAAGAGCCGTAGAATTGGTGGCTTCATTTTTCCATAAAGCAGGAATCCGGAAATTGGTCTGGATCTTTGATAAGCCCGTTTCCAATAGCGGGAGAATCAAACAAATTATCCTTGATTTCGCTGTGGAAAATAACCTGAACTGGGAAGCCGGGCTGGAGTACAATCCGGATAAATTTCTGGCGGAAAATTCAGAAATAGCAGTGTCTTCAGATGCATGGATCTTAGATAACTGTAAAAACTGGTTCAATCTCATCCAATATTTGATTACAGAAGAAAAACTGGATGTTAATCTGGTAAGAATGTTTTAA
- a CDS encoding TatD family hydrolase: MNTYIDIGINLTNKQFYNEYEEIINRALDNGVEQMILTGTSIRGSKESAQIAEDYPEILFSTAGIHPHDAKSFNNESIRELRNLLKLDHVISVGECGLDFDRDFSPRPVQEKCYRAQLELAVEVNKPLFLHERSAFKRFNEITDEYLIRLPKAVVHCFTGTLNEAKIYLEKGFYLGFTGAVSDDKRFKHLEDVIKYTPLDRMMIETDAPFMLPKNMPRMQNRRNEPSFLPYVAQTIAHWKKISISEVADGTTETARKFFKI; the protein is encoded by the coding sequence ATGAATACATACATTGATATTGGCATTAATCTGACCAATAAACAGTTCTATAATGAATACGAAGAAATTATCAACCGTGCGTTGGATAATGGGGTAGAACAAATGATCCTTACAGGAACAAGTATACGAGGAAGCAAAGAATCTGCACAAATAGCTGAAGATTATCCGGAAATTTTATTTTCTACAGCAGGAATTCATCCACATGATGCAAAATCTTTTAATAACGAAAGCATCCGGGAACTCAGGAACCTTCTGAAATTAGACCATGTGATTTCGGTAGGAGAGTGCGGGCTGGATTTTGACCGGGATTTTTCCCCAAGACCTGTTCAGGAAAAATGCTACAGAGCCCAGCTGGAATTAGCCGTTGAGGTGAATAAACCGTTATTTCTCCATGAAAGATCAGCCTTTAAGAGATTTAATGAAATTACAGATGAATATCTTATCAGGCTGCCGAAAGCTGTTGTACACTGCTTTACCGGAACGCTGAATGAGGCTAAAATATACCTTGAAAAAGGGTTTTATTTAGGATTTACCGGAGCTGTAAGTGATGATAAAAGATTTAAACACCTGGAAGACGTCATAAAATATACTCCTCTGGACCGGATGATGATAGAAACAGATGCACCTTTCATGCTGCCGAAGAATATGCCGAGAATGCAGAACCGCCGCAACGAACCTTCTTTTTTACCTTACGTAGCGCAAACCATCGCCCACTGGAAAAAGATCAGCATTTCCGAAGTTGCAGACGGAACCACAGAAACCGCCAGAAAATTTTTCAAGATATAA
- the deoD gene encoding purine-nucleoside phosphorylase, with the protein MSIHISAKKGEIAKVVLQPGDPLRAQYIAENYLENARLVSKTRGIFYYTGLYKGKEITVGASGMGFPSIGIYSFELFTEYEVDTIIRIGTCGAYTTDLKLFDILNIENAASESTYAKYAWGIEDEILSHQGNIFETINKTAQELSLDAKAINVHSSDIFYRKDPNIPEIATKYNCPAVEMEAFGLFANAQHLGKNAATILTVTDIIPTHEKISADEREKALKPMMELALESALKSL; encoded by the coding sequence ATGAGTATTCACATCAGTGCAAAAAAAGGAGAAATTGCCAAAGTAGTATTACAGCCGGGGGATCCGCTCCGTGCACAATATATTGCTGAAAATTATTTGGAAAATGCCAGACTGGTAAGCAAAACAAGGGGTATCTTTTATTATACAGGCCTTTATAAAGGTAAAGAAATTACTGTAGGGGCAAGCGGAATGGGCTTCCCAAGCATCGGGATCTATTCTTTTGAATTGTTTACGGAATATGAGGTAGATACCATCATCAGAATAGGGACCTGCGGAGCTTATACTACGGACCTTAAGCTTTTTGATATTTTAAATATTGAGAATGCAGCAAGTGAAAGTACATATGCAAAATATGCATGGGGAATTGAGGATGAGATTCTTTCTCACCAAGGAAACATTTTTGAAACAATCAATAAAACTGCTCAGGAACTTTCTTTGGATGCAAAGGCGATCAATGTGCACAGCAGCGATATTTTCTACAGAAAAGACCCTAATATTCCTGAAATTGCAACAAAATATAACTGTCCGGCTGTAGAGATGGAAGCTTTCGGATTATTTGCGAATGCACAGCATTTAGGGAAAAATGCCGCTACGATTCTTACCGTAACTGATATTATCCCTACTCACGAAAAAATCTCAGCTGATGAAAGAGAAAAAGCCCTTAAACCAATGATGGAGCTGGCTTTGGAATCAGCATTGAAGAGTCTTTAA